The window CAGCCAGGCCAGCCTGCCTCGCGGCGGCGGACTGCTGGTAGGTGGTGGCCTCATCGGCAGCGGCAGCAGCGCGGGCCTTGACCAGCTCCAGCTCCTCGACGGGCACGCGCAGGCGCTCGGCCCGGTCCTGACGCTCGGCCTCGGCGATGGCCACCTGTGCAGCCAGCACGTCCTTCTGCTTGCTCAGGTAGCCGGCCGGGTCCTCGGTCTGGTTGGTTGCCGCAAGGATGCCTTGCTTCAGAACCAACTCCTGCTTGAACAGTCCGATCAGGCTCTGCCGGGCCACCGCAGCCTGCGCGGCCGTCCTGGCATCAGCAAGGTTGGCCTCGACGCGAGCCTTGGCCAGCTCGACTCTTCCCAGGGCGAGGCTCGCCTGCTGCTCGCGTGCGGCCTTCTCCTGGTCCTTGAGGGCGGTGCTGGCCTCCCTGTTGGCGCCGGCCACGTCGGCGGCGTACCTGCCCGCCATGGCCTGCAAGTCCCGGCGGTAGGCACTGGTGAGCTGGTCGCGCTCGCCCCGGGTGACGCCGGGCTGGTTCAGGGCGTCGTTGAGCTCCTGCTGGCGCTTGAGCTTGCCCTGACGGTAGGCAGTGTTGATCTCGCCCAGCCTGGCATCCAGGGAGGCCTTGCTGTACTTCTGGACGACCGCCAGCTTGCGGGCCTCGTCCTGGCCGGCGTCGCGCAGCTCCTGCTCGCGGGCGCTGGAGAGCAGAGCCGAGCGGGCAGAGGCAAGCTCCTGCTCGGCCTTCAGGGTGGTGTCGGCCACCGCGCGGGCGCGGTCACGGGACTCCTTGACGGCGTCCTGGCTCTTCTTCTGCTCGCTCTTGCGGTACTGCTCCAGATCCTGCTCAAGCTCCTGCCCACGCGTCTGGCGCAACCTGGCCGCGGCGGCCTTGATGCGTGCGACGGCCTGCGGGTCGCCGGCCACCTGCGCCACGCCTTCGCGCTCGCGCTTGTTGATGTCGGCGATGTCCTGCTCGGCACCGACGCGGATGTCCGCCGCGCCTCCCTTGAGCTTCCCGAGGGCACGGTTGGCGTCGCGCTCAATGCCCGCCACCAGATCGTCGACATAGGCGTCTGCGCCTGGGACGTCGTCCCAGGCGTCACCACTTTCGACAGGGGCACCTCCTTCAGCATGGCGTTGTCGAGCGACAGATCGGCCACCAGCTTCTTGAGTCGCTGGTTTTCGGCTTCCAATTGGCGGAATTTCCGAGTCTCGTCTTTGGTCATGCCGCCGTACTTGACCTTCCAGCGATAGATGGTCGTCATCGCGACTCCATGGAGTCGCGTCAGATCACTGATCGGCGTCCCCGCCTCAAGCTGGCCGAGGATGTCCAGAATCTGCTGCTCCGTGTACCGTTTGCCTTTCATGCGCCTCCAAGTGTGCTGCTGGATTTGCAATCAGACTGGCACCGAAATCAGGGGCAAGGTCAGTATTGCCATGCGAATCCAGTAGCTCAGGGTGGAGCGTCCTATGCCGAGATCGCGGGCGATCTCGTCCACCGTGTGATCTGGTTGCGTGGCGAGTTGAATAGCCTGGCGTTTGAATTCGGCGCTGTGTTCCCATGTGACACCTCAGTGTGATGGACGCAGTCCTTAACTGCGTCTACGCACAAAGGGGTCAACCCACTAAGCTAAAGGGATGAATCCCGCTAATCCCCTGATTGTTCAAGCCGACCGCAGCGTGTTTCTGGAGGCGTTTAACCCGCTGGCAGAGCAGGCCCGCGCCGCGCTTGCACCTTTTGCCGAACTGGTCAGCAGCCCTGAACATCTGCACACCTACCGCGTGACGCCGCTGTCACTCTGGAACGCCGCCAGCACGGGCCTCGGGCCAGAGGAGATGGTGGCAGCCCTCACGCAGTACGCTAAATTTCCGCTGCCTGCCAACGTGGAAACCGACATTCGCGAACTGGCGGGCCGCTGGGGACGGCTCACACTGGAGCAGTTTGACAACGGCCTGCTGCTGATTACTACCGAGAGCGACGGGGCGCTGTTGACCGAACTCTCGCGCCACAAGGCGGTGGCCCCGCTGCTGGGTGACCGGCTCTCGGAGAGGGTGTTTGCCGTGCCGCCCGCGCACCGTGGCGTGCTGAAACAGGCCCTCATTGAAGTCGGCTGGCCTGTGGATGACCGCGCAGGCTACGCTGAGGGGGACGCTTTCGCGGTGGCGCTGGCCCCCAGCCTGGACGTGCGCGACTACCAGCGTGAAGCCGCCGAAGCCTTCTACCAGGCGGGTAGCGAACGCGGCGGCTCAGGCGTGGTGGTACTGGCTCCTGGCGCAGGAAAAACGGTGGTGGGCATCACCGCCATGAGCCTGGTGGGGCAGCGCACGCTGGTGCTGACCACCAACCGCACCAGCGTCAACCAGTGGCGGCGCGAGATTCTGCAAAAAACCCAGCTTTCGCCCGACGACGTGCGCGAATACGCGCCGGGCAAAGACCTTGCGCCCGTCACGCTCTGCACCTACCAGATGCTCACCCACCGCAAACGCGGTAGCCAGAGCAGCGACGAAGGCGCTTACCCGCACATGGCGCTGATTGGCGCGTCCGAATGGGGCCTGATTATCTACGACGAGGTTCACCTGCTGCCCGCGCCCGTGTTTCGCCTGACGGCCGAGGTGCAGGCCCGCCGCCGCCTGGGGCTGACCGCCACCCTGATCCGGGAAGACGGGCGCGAGGGCGACGTGTTTGCGCTGATTGGCCCCAAGCGCTACGACCAACCCTGGAAAACCCTGGAAGCAGCGGGCTGGATTGCCGAGGCCGACTGCGCCGAAGTGCGTTTGCGCTTGCCCCCCGAGGAACGCCTGAGCTACGCCACCGCCCCAGATCGCGACAAACACCGCATCGCCGCCGAAAACCCCGCCAAACGGCGCGTGCTGGCCCAGCTGCTGCGGCAACACGCGGGCCAGCCCACCCTGATTATCGGGCAGTACCTTGACCAGTTGGAACTGATGGGTCAGGACACCGAAGCCCCAGTCATTACGGGCAAAACCCCGCAGGCCGAGCGCGAACGCCTCTTTCAGGCTTTTCGGGAAGGCCGCTTAAAGACGCTGATTTTGTCAAAAGTGGGCAATTTTGCCCTTGACCTGCCCGATGCCGAGGTATTGGTGCAAGTCTCAGGCGCATTCGGCAGCCGTCAGGAGGAGGCGCAGCGGCTGGGGCGACTCTTACGGCCCAAGGCGGATGGGCGCGGGGCACACTTTTACACGCTGGTCACCCGCGAAACCAGCGAGGAGGATTTCGCCCACCACCGCCAGCTTTTTCTGGCCGAGCAGGGCTACAGCTACCGTATTCTGGACGAAGAGAAAGTAGGATAAAGCCTATGCGTAACGACTCGCCCGCGCCCAAAAAACGGGGTCGCCCATCCAAGA is drawn from Deinococcus fonticola and contains these coding sequences:
- a CDS encoding DNA repair helicase XPB, with protein sequence MNPANPLIVQADRSVFLEAFNPLAEQARAALAPFAELVSSPEHLHTYRVTPLSLWNAASTGLGPEEMVAALTQYAKFPLPANVETDIRELAGRWGRLTLEQFDNGLLLITTESDGALLTELSRHKAVAPLLGDRLSERVFAVPPAHRGVLKQALIEVGWPVDDRAGYAEGDAFAVALAPSLDVRDYQREAAEAFYQAGSERGGSGVVVLAPGAGKTVVGITAMSLVGQRTLVLTTNRTSVNQWRREILQKTQLSPDDVREYAPGKDLAPVTLCTYQMLTHRKRGSQSSDEGAYPHMALIGASEWGLIIYDEVHLLPAPVFRLTAEVQARRRLGLTATLIREDGREGDVFALIGPKRYDQPWKTLEAAGWIAEADCAEVRLRLPPEERLSYATAPDRDKHRIAAENPAKRRVLAQLLRQHAGQPTLIIGQYLDQLELMGQDTEAPVITGKTPQAERERLFQAFREGRLKTLILSKVGNFALDLPDAEVLVQVSGAFGSRQEEAQRLGRLLRPKADGRGAHFYTLVTRETSEEDFAHHRQLFLAEQGYSYRILDEEKVG